The following are encoded in a window of Brevibacillus sp. DP1.3A genomic DNA:
- a CDS encoding BtrH N-terminal domain-containing protein, translated as MSLTEIQPSKHPNLDCIGASIYTVLKYLNFSALETAWKQCGAIYLKTQDSPYGDVNGQYMRTVAELEWIHNIRVEGRAEPEDDLFLANIQERLEREIPTIVLCNMAELPYNPYYQDLPEMHSIIVTGREDNQLLIVDDYYRYKGLLPIEQFLQASNSSYRDAGTGEWYPLHNRSFELVLSESLHPTPDQLLEAVRSNLSVLEGRCDISQIKRELDVPDDVNVEVGLKSLDPFLEDVEAFLASEVEITDDHLDILNHSLISMAQTRAMYANVLQAISEKYENFADLAEQYRSIGHQWKITTNMILKAFDSNRSDMVHRVLQKISSVKTQEFEAVVKTREVLERVGVVV; from the coding sequence ATGTCTCTCACCGAGATTCAACCTAGCAAGCATCCGAACCTGGATTGCATCGGCGCTTCTATCTACACGGTTCTGAAATACCTGAACTTTTCCGCCTTGGAAACAGCTTGGAAGCAGTGCGGTGCCATCTATCTTAAAACGCAGGATTCTCCTTATGGAGATGTAAACGGTCAATACATGAGAACAGTCGCAGAGCTGGAGTGGATTCATAATATCCGCGTAGAAGGACGGGCTGAACCGGAAGACGACCTGTTTTTGGCAAATATTCAAGAACGTTTGGAACGGGAGATACCGACAATCGTCCTCTGCAATATGGCAGAACTCCCGTACAACCCTTATTATCAGGACCTGCCTGAAATGCATAGCATCATTGTCACAGGAAGAGAAGATAATCAGCTTCTGATTGTAGATGATTACTACCGCTACAAAGGTCTGTTGCCCATCGAGCAATTTTTACAGGCAAGTAACTCTTCCTATCGGGATGCAGGCACAGGAGAATGGTATCCACTCCACAATCGATCATTTGAATTGGTACTTTCAGAGTCCCTGCATCCGACGCCCGATCAGTTGCTGGAAGCGGTCAGGAGCAATCTCAGCGTACTAGAGGGTCGTTGCGACATAAGTCAAATCAAGCGGGAGTTGGATGTACCTGATGATGTTAACGTCGAGGTTGGGCTGAAATCCCTTGATCCTTTTCTCGAAGACGTAGAGGCTTTTCTCGCTAGCGAAGTGGAGATTACTGACGATCATCTCGATATCCTTAACCACAGCTTGATCAGCATGGCACAGACACGAGCGATGTATGCCAATGTCCTGCAGGCGATCAGTGAGAAGTACGAAAACTTTGCAGATCTTGCCGAGCAGTATCGCAGTATCGGACATCAATGGAAAATTACGACCAATATGATTCTTAAGGCGTTTGACAGTAATCGCAGTGACATGGTTCATCGCGTTCTGCAAAAAATCAGCAGCGTAAAAACGCAGGAATTTGAGGCGGTCGTCAAAACAAGAGAAGTACTGGAACGGGTTGGCGTTGTTGTGTAA
- a CDS encoding VOC family protein: MIKGFGGIFWRTKNLEVIKKWYSEVLKIDIENWNGTVIKPELGNETIFSFFTENDSYFPTEQQVMLNFQVHNLDETIKHLEHIGVPLAKKKESSEFGKFIWIEDPDGRLVELWEK; encoded by the coding sequence ATGATAAAAGGTTTCGGAGGAATATTTTGGAGAACTAAGAATCTTGAAGTTATAAAAAAATGGTACAGTGAAGTGCTGAAGATTGATATAGAAAATTGGAACGGGACTGTGATAAAACCCGAATTAGGAAATGAGACTATCTTTTCTTTCTTTACCGAGAATGACAGTTATTTTCCAACAGAACAACAAGTCATGTTAAATTTCCAAGTACATAATCTAGACGAGACTATTAAGCATCTTGAACATATTGGTGTACCTCTTGCAAAGAAAAAAGAGAGTAGTGAATTTGGAAAGTTTATTTGGATTGAAGATCCTGATGGTCGACTTGTCGAGCTTTGGGAGAAATAA
- the edeG gene encoding edeine polyketide synthase EdeG: protein MSKPLGLNRVKLNKQPTDAHSTDSKPNQHDIAVIGAACRFGSAENPADFWRLLQAGQDCVRELPKERQNDLIPLLLAKGLTMEQIQFREAAYLNEIDKFDPQLFGLSPKEASQMDPNQRLFLLTCWEAIEDAGYGGTMLAGSRTGVYLGFSSDFGEEYRRMIRELEPDALSTSIIGNMKSVIASRVSYLLDLKGPSMLVDTSCSSSLMAVHLACQAIRRGECEMALAGGVKLILLSLQDGSNDLGILSQSGRTRPFDNDSDGTGVGEGVGAVLLKPLTKALADGDSIYAVIKGSAANQDGHSFGLTAPNSLAQAEVIQQAWKDAQIDPETLSYIEVHSIGTKLGDPMEMDGLERAFRPYTNRRQFCGIGSVKTNIGHTDHVAGMAGLFKVILSLKQKQIPPHLHFQRANRMIPFEQSPIYIHDTLTEWEPEQSVRRAGISSFGMSGTNVHLVVEEAPGFIQPPKQDEGIQAIALSAKSKESLLNLLLRFQKWISKPVEELPTLESLSFTANTGRSHYGYRLLLICRDMDDFAVKISKLCASDWTTLSEPDIFFGWHKVISQEVADREPGILTEAEQQAMNKAAHAFLQKLLLAQSKELSDLKELGELYVSGADVRWSAMYTFKKPRRVHLPVYPFERKRCWLDISSLHSLALGKDAGREKDNVAPQISGEAKLPNVVVRGRKNDTYTVLEQELAHIWGYVLGLEEVDVHDNFYELGGDSIIAIRMISEIYKRMNREVEVQDLLTHLTISDFAAYLDAAGHEVEQVAKAEAAATSVQTGQQRNTKSLHGTQIKRSSYADVSQLSWRQWNCYDRGLALLMEEQDAHLIPYFKLFLGLKRGYQLDAEGYPYSYREHAEVMGYLSDEEMLYKFGYRVKLVSVARLDELHESIIHQLDQGKPVMVAFDEYYTFYTPQYQKEHTDHLTVITGYDHDKQVYTIINHNHLTRGQAQRIQYDKFSTTYQTLEEIYANVEPHSRLIMVLDRVTDEEAILRASAEQELLRLLKVVESKQQVGRELTLLLSLTEQPDTYFHEANLNELYVQLGGKELWVETLLDCYIPQADQSVRELAEDILQTSNNVVNRYALSLYKEKMLKRPDMEAAVDKLRSLTRQFLQQVFALRERDSDIR from the coding sequence GTGAGCAAGCCATTAGGACTTAACCGAGTCAAACTGAATAAACAGCCGACGGATGCTCATTCAACAGACAGCAAACCCAATCAACATGATATTGCGGTGATTGGTGCTGCTTGCCGATTCGGAAGCGCAGAAAACCCAGCAGACTTTTGGCGTCTGTTGCAAGCTGGTCAAGATTGTGTGCGAGAGCTTCCCAAAGAGCGCCAGAACGATTTGATTCCATTGTTACTCGCCAAAGGGTTGACGATGGAGCAAATTCAATTTCGAGAAGCTGCCTATCTGAACGAAATTGATAAGTTCGATCCGCAGCTCTTCGGTCTTTCTCCTAAGGAAGCCAGCCAGATGGACCCAAACCAGCGCTTATTTCTGCTGACATGCTGGGAGGCGATTGAGGACGCTGGATATGGTGGAACGATGCTCGCGGGTAGTCGTACGGGTGTATATCTGGGATTTAGCAGTGATTTTGGTGAAGAGTATAGACGAATGATTCGAGAGCTGGAACCAGATGCGCTGTCCACCTCGATCATTGGCAATATGAAATCGGTGATCGCTTCTCGCGTATCCTACCTGTTGGATCTCAAAGGTCCGAGCATGCTTGTGGATACGTCCTGCTCCTCTTCGCTGATGGCTGTTCATCTGGCATGCCAAGCAATTCGTCGAGGAGAATGTGAAATGGCGCTGGCTGGCGGTGTCAAGCTCATCTTGCTGTCTTTACAAGATGGAAGCAATGATTTGGGAATTTTATCGCAATCTGGTCGTACTCGACCTTTTGACAATGATTCAGACGGTACAGGTGTCGGTGAAGGCGTTGGCGCCGTTTTGCTGAAACCGTTGACAAAGGCTCTTGCAGACGGGGATTCGATTTATGCCGTGATCAAGGGAAGCGCCGCCAATCAAGACGGCCATTCTTTCGGGCTTACGGCGCCAAATTCATTGGCACAAGCCGAAGTGATTCAGCAGGCATGGAAAGACGCGCAGATTGATCCCGAAACCCTTTCCTATATCGAGGTGCACAGCATAGGTACCAAGCTGGGTGATCCTATGGAGATGGATGGGCTGGAGAGAGCGTTTCGCCCATACACAAACCGGCGCCAATTTTGCGGGATCGGCTCGGTAAAGACGAACATCGGTCACACCGACCACGTAGCGGGGATGGCTGGTCTTTTCAAGGTGATTCTGTCTCTTAAACAAAAGCAGATACCTCCGCATTTGCACTTTCAGCGCGCGAATCGGATGATTCCTTTTGAACAATCTCCCATTTACATCCACGACACATTGACAGAGTGGGAACCAGAGCAAAGCGTGCGACGGGCTGGAATCAGTTCCTTTGGGATGAGTGGAACCAATGTGCACCTCGTAGTAGAGGAAGCACCAGGATTCATACAGCCCCCCAAGCAAGACGAAGGGATTCAGGCTATTGCTTTATCCGCTAAAAGCAAGGAGAGCTTGCTCAATCTGTTACTCCGTTTTCAGAAGTGGATAAGCAAGCCCGTGGAGGAACTGCCGACATTGGAAAGTCTCAGCTTTACGGCAAATACGGGCCGCAGTCACTACGGCTACCGCTTGCTGCTGATTTGCAGGGACATGGACGATTTTGCCGTAAAAATCTCCAAGTTGTGCGCGAGCGACTGGACAACACTTTCTGAACCAGATATTTTCTTTGGCTGGCACAAGGTTATCTCTCAGGAAGTAGCTGATAGAGAACCTGGGATACTGACTGAGGCAGAACAGCAAGCGATGAATAAGGCGGCCCATGCTTTTTTGCAAAAGCTTTTATTGGCACAAAGCAAAGAGTTATCTGATCTGAAAGAGCTCGGCGAATTGTATGTGAGCGGGGCAGATGTACGCTGGAGTGCCATGTATACGTTTAAAAAGCCGCGCCGCGTGCACCTCCCTGTTTATCCGTTTGAGCGTAAACGTTGTTGGCTGGACATCTCTTCTCTTCATTCTCTTGCCCTTGGCAAGGATGCCGGGAGAGAAAAAGACAATGTTGCACCGCAAATATCTGGAGAAGCGAAGCTGCCAAACGTAGTAGTACGTGGGAGAAAAAATGATACCTACACCGTTTTAGAGCAAGAGCTGGCTCACATTTGGGGATATGTTCTGGGGCTTGAAGAAGTAGATGTCCATGACAATTTTTACGAGCTGGGCGGGGACTCGATCATCGCGATTCGAATGATCAGCGAAATCTACAAGCGGATGAACCGAGAAGTAGAAGTACAAGACCTGCTTACCCATTTGACGATTTCCGATTTTGCTGCCTATCTTGATGCGGCTGGGCATGAAGTTGAACAGGTTGCGAAAGCAGAGGCAGCTGCTACTTCAGTCCAAACTGGTCAACAACGAAACACAAAATCATTGCATGGCACGCAAATCAAGCGCAGCTCGTATGCCGATGTCAGTCAATTATCTTGGCGTCAATGGAATTGTTATGATCGCGGCCTCGCTTTATTAATGGAGGAGCAGGATGCCCATCTGATTCCGTATTTTAAGCTTTTTCTCGGATTGAAGCGCGGCTATCAACTCGATGCAGAGGGGTACCCCTATTCGTATCGGGAGCATGCTGAGGTTATGGGATATTTGTCGGATGAGGAGATGCTTTACAAATTTGGATATCGAGTCAAACTCGTGTCGGTCGCTCGTCTGGATGAATTGCATGAGTCGATCATTCACCAATTGGATCAAGGAAAGCCAGTAATGGTTGCGTTTGACGAGTACTACACCTTTTACACGCCCCAATACCAGAAGGAACATACCGATCATCTCACCGTCATCACTGGCTATGACCATGACAAGCAGGTTTATACGATCATCAATCACAATCATTTGACTCGCGGGCAAGCTCAACGAATCCAGTACGATAAATTTTCCACAACGTATCAAACGCTTGAGGAGATTTATGCAAATGTAGAGCCGCATTCTCGGCTGATCATGGTGCTTGATCGCGTTACAGATGAAGAAGCAATCTTGCGTGCCAGCGCGGAACAGGAGTTGCTGCGTTTACTAAAAGTGGTCGAAAGTAAACAGCAAGTTGGTCGTGAACTAACGCTGTTGCTGTCACTTACGGAGCAGCCAGACACCTATTTTCATGAAGCCAATTTAAACGAGCTCTACGTTCAATTAGGCGGGAAAGAACTGTGGGTGGAAACATTATTGGACTGTTACATTCCACAGGCAGATCAGTCTGTACGCGAACTGGCGGAGGACATTTTGCAGACATCCAATAACGTGGTGAATCGCTATGCCCTTAGCTTATACAAAGAAAAAATGTTGAAGCGACCCGATATGGAAGCTGCTGTCGATAAGCTGAGGTCTCTCACTCGTCAATTTCTGCAACAAGTATTTGCCTTGCGAGAACGTGATTCAGATATCCGATAG
- a CDS encoding ParB N-terminal domain-containing protein: MLANLKLVESSRICLHESHENKRLHKTRQIIEEEGILRHPPLAILMQNGQYLIIDGAHRTFALQALGCKHIPVQVVEHEDFHLDMWDHIVPVATWLQSVEQDSVFRWETERLRETPVAEMKIGNKERFYLYPKENRQDDEWRMTLWRQLVDSYNYSHPVHRLPTGMLEWPETGAALIRFPPISLAELERIVSEGHVLPAGVTRFEIDGRLLNLCIPISLLKQEQIELEQWERLVKKWRETLRLYSKPVYMCDA, translated from the coding sequence GTGCTGGCAAATCTAAAACTGGTAGAGTCATCTCGTATTTGTTTGCACGAGTCACATGAAAACAAGCGACTTCACAAGACCAGACAGATCATTGAGGAGGAAGGGATTTTGCGCCATCCTCCGCTGGCGATTCTCATGCAAAACGGCCAGTATTTGATCATTGATGGGGCACATCGGACCTTTGCTCTTCAAGCGCTTGGGTGCAAACATATCCCCGTACAGGTAGTGGAGCATGAGGATTTTCACTTGGATATGTGGGATCATATTGTGCCAGTCGCTACATGGTTGCAGTCAGTGGAGCAGGATTCGGTGTTTCGATGGGAAACAGAGCGTTTACGAGAAACGCCTGTGGCAGAAATGAAGATAGGGAACAAGGAACGCTTCTATCTGTACCCAAAGGAGAATCGGCAGGATGATGAGTGGCGAATGACGCTATGGCGTCAATTAGTGGACAGTTATAACTATAGCCACCCGGTACATCGTCTGCCCACAGGGATGCTCGAATGGCCAGAAACAGGAGCCGCCTTGATACGGTTCCCGCCGATCAGTCTGGCGGAATTGGAGCGTATCGTATCGGAAGGGCATGTTTTGCCTGCGGGTGTTACCCGTTTTGAAATAGACGGGCGTCTATTAAACTTGTGTATTCCGATTAGCCTATTGAAACAGGAGCAAATCGAGCTAGAACAGTGGGAGCGATTGGTTAAAAAATGGAGAGAAACCTTGCGCCTCTACTCGAAACCCGTGTATATGTGCGATGCGTAA
- the sbnA gene encoding 2,3-diaminopropionate biosynthesis protein SbnA, which yields MLTKMMAISQMIGNTPLNKLEHEHINLFCKLEYNNLMGSVKVRPAFYILQEAIKRGEITQETTVIESSSGNFAIALATLCKRLGIKFIPVIDPNINPVYENLLRVISHEVVKVTDRDETGGFLLTRIQTVNRLLNETNNSFWTNQYGNPDSARAHYFGLGTEIADSFETLDYAFIGVSSGGTITGISQRLKERFPDIKIIAVDTVGSVIFGQEPQKRYIPGIGSSMRPDILKGAIIDEVVHVSEEDTVEACYQLYTEHGIFAGGSSGTSYWAIKNYFKDQKHVVKPNVVFLCPDGGMPYVNTVYNQEWVQWLHQQKHSFVGN from the coding sequence ATGCTAACGAAAATGATGGCCATAAGTCAGATGATTGGCAATACGCCTTTAAACAAACTTGAGCATGAGCACATCAATCTGTTTTGCAAGCTGGAATACAACAACCTCATGGGAAGTGTAAAAGTGAGGCCGGCCTTTTACATATTACAAGAGGCGATCAAAAGAGGAGAGATCACGCAGGAAACTACTGTAATCGAGTCTTCTTCGGGAAATTTTGCTATCGCTTTGGCGACTTTGTGCAAGAGACTGGGAATTAAATTTATTCCAGTGATTGATCCAAATATCAATCCCGTCTATGAGAACTTGCTCAGGGTAATTTCCCATGAGGTCGTAAAAGTAACGGACCGTGACGAGACAGGAGGATTTCTCCTAACGCGCATCCAAACGGTCAATCGCCTGCTGAATGAGACGAATAACTCGTTTTGGACCAATCAGTACGGAAATCCGGATAGCGCTCGTGCCCATTACTTCGGACTGGGAACTGAGATCGCAGACAGCTTCGAGACATTGGACTATGCGTTTATCGGCGTTAGCTCTGGTGGCACGATTACGGGAATCTCGCAGCGATTGAAGGAACGTTTTCCTGACATAAAAATCATTGCTGTCGATACGGTAGGCTCGGTGATTTTTGGGCAAGAGCCACAAAAACGATACATCCCTGGAATTGGATCGAGCATGCGGCCTGACATACTCAAGGGCGCAATTATTGATGAGGTCGTTCATGTTTCGGAGGAGGACACAGTCGAGGCTTGCTATCAGCTGTACACTGAGCATGGCATTTTTGCTGGAGGATCTTCTGGGACTTCCTACTGGGCGATTAAAAACTATTTCAAAGATCAAAAGCACGTAGTCAAGCCAAATGTTGTCTTTTTATGTCCAGACGGTGGTATGCCATATGTCAATACCGTTTACAACCAGGAATGGGTTCAGTGGTTGCATCAGCAAAAGCATTCTTTCGTTGGCAATTAA
- the sbnB gene encoding 2,3-diaminopropionate biosynthesis protein SbnB, whose protein sequence is MLYLNTSDIEKVGKNWKETIDVIEHAVHSLQKEDYAQPVKPYLRYHDMSNRIIAMPAFVGGDTYMAGIKWIASFPKNLQEGIQRAHSITILNEARTGKPVATINTALVSGIRTASVSGLLLKHYEQVRPLQNVTVGIIGFGPIGRLHLQMVTAMLGEKIDKVVLYDIAGIQQEHIPAEIKEKTVIAQTWEEAYCEADVFITCTVSPHGFIDKQPKRHSLLLNVSLRDFTPKILDYTRSIIVDDWIEVCRENTDIEIMHLERGLQKEDTKSITDIVCLDQMKEFPQDEPIMFNPMGMAIFDIAIAAYYYKQALSQGIGTHLQD, encoded by the coding sequence ATGTTATATCTAAACACGAGTGATATTGAAAAGGTCGGCAAGAATTGGAAGGAAACCATTGATGTCATTGAACATGCTGTGCATTCCTTACAAAAGGAAGATTATGCACAGCCGGTTAAACCTTACTTGCGCTACCATGACATGTCAAACCGCATTATTGCCATGCCAGCATTTGTAGGCGGAGATACTTACATGGCGGGAATCAAGTGGATTGCCAGTTTCCCGAAAAACCTCCAAGAGGGTATCCAACGCGCGCATTCGATTACCATCCTGAACGAAGCCAGAACGGGTAAGCCTGTGGCAACGATAAATACAGCCCTGGTTAGCGGCATTCGAACTGCTTCTGTTTCCGGTCTTCTCCTCAAGCATTACGAACAAGTACGTCCCCTGCAAAATGTAACGGTCGGAATTATCGGATTTGGTCCGATTGGCAGACTTCATCTACAAATGGTTACGGCCATGTTAGGAGAGAAGATCGACAAGGTGGTTCTCTATGACATTGCGGGTATCCAGCAGGAGCATATTCCGGCTGAGATAAAAGAGAAAACGGTTATCGCGCAAACGTGGGAAGAAGCATACTGCGAGGCAGATGTGTTCATTACGTGCACGGTATCACCGCATGGTTTTATTGACAAGCAACCAAAACGTCATTCTTTGTTGTTAAATGTGTCGTTACGCGATTTTACACCAAAAATTCTCGACTATACCCGCTCCATTATCGTAGATGACTGGATCGAAGTTTGCCGTGAGAACACAGACATCGAAATCATGCATCTGGAGAGAGGCTTGCAAAAAGAAGATACCAAGTCCATCACAGATATCGTTTGCCTTGACCAGATGAAAGAGTTTCCACAAGATGAGCCCATCATGTTTAATCCGATGGGGATGGCGATTTTTGATATCGCCATTGCTGCCTACTATTACAAACAAGCACTCTCGCAGGGGATCGGAACTCACTTGCAAGACTAA
- the edeA gene encoding cyclic peptide edeine export ABC transporter EdeA → MCLVLVLSGSIPVYAETSVRQDTEIATAIEQLVNKTMESEKIPGAAVVVVKEGKTLYKQSFGFSDTQKQEPVTADTLFEIGSNSKAFTALAVHQLVEQKRLSLDDPVQSFMPWFTVTYKGQQETILIKHLLYHTSGIPFESIGSIPISSSENAIEETVRAINHAELVRKPGTEYEYATINYDILGYVVEKVTGQSYEQYVQQQVIAKLGLTDTFLKAQAPVEEMARGHKIEFFSPRVYDAPEYRGNTPAGYVVSNLNDMERWLQIQMGLEASAFRPELVRASHLPDRSVAPATDGFSYASGWMIYQDGGGQISHGGNNPAFSSYMVFRPEEKLGAVVLTNINSLNAFVIAEGAVNLALGKEAPVVVSDTNLQADRMASISLVILGILLLVLGGGIVQIFVQVYRGERKLSANAGRICFASFVAFVVMGSVLTAALYYLPDVFFMGLPWAFIEVWLPITIFYAMYALVAGLALFNVYITLIRLFPKSQETSMTSIVIQGLISGFGNALIIFMINLALTSTNKFHAAIFLYFLLGILLYIVGEKMMRSRLIVITNEIVYEKRMELIRKIFRTPYQKYETLDNGEIYAGLNNDTETISTFANSVVVALTSGVTLVFCFIYLGSLDLYGFLFCLAVIFVAVGLYTLAGRFANKVWEETRDIQNVFFSYITDMIGGFKELYLTQAQRKEFEEDMERSCSDYRHKKSAGQFKFVNVYLIGELLFVVVIGTVAFLFPVLFPSLQKEMLISYVFVFLYMTGPVHGILNAVPELIRIKISWQRLNALLDSLSVETRREEESLAERSSQDFESFSTEQVRFRYKNKEGEEFSVGPLDFSCQKGEIVFIVGGNGSGKSTFAKLITGLYEQDEGEFFMNGQKVNADQRCEFFSAIFSDFYLFEKMYGVDYQAKQEEVSKYLEVLRIADKVEVDETGTFSTTKLSTGQRKRLALMLSLVRNRPIFLFDEWAADQDPEYRQFFYESLLPEMKRQGKCVIAITHDDRYFHLADQVVKMESGRIISQQTFAHA, encoded by the coding sequence ATGTGTCTGGTTCTCGTACTTTCCGGCAGTATACCCGTGTACGCTGAAACGAGCGTTCGACAGGATACGGAAATCGCAACAGCAATCGAACAGCTGGTCAATAAAACCATGGAGTCCGAAAAAATCCCGGGTGCAGCCGTTGTGGTCGTCAAAGAGGGGAAAACCCTTTACAAGCAATCGTTTGGTTTCTCTGACACCCAAAAGCAAGAGCCGGTTACTGCTGACACATTGTTTGAAATCGGATCGAACTCCAAAGCCTTTACGGCGCTAGCCGTTCACCAGCTTGTCGAGCAAAAACGACTTTCGCTGGATGATCCTGTTCAGAGCTTTATGCCGTGGTTTACCGTTACATATAAAGGACAACAGGAAACGATCCTGATTAAGCATTTACTGTACCATACCAGCGGGATTCCTTTTGAAAGTATTGGCTCCATCCCTATTTCTTCCAGTGAGAATGCGATCGAAGAAACTGTGCGAGCGATCAATCATGCTGAACTGGTACGCAAGCCGGGGACCGAGTATGAATACGCCACCATTAACTACGATATCCTGGGCTATGTGGTCGAGAAAGTTACCGGACAGTCCTATGAACAGTATGTGCAGCAACAAGTCATTGCCAAATTGGGGCTAACCGATACCTTTTTGAAGGCACAGGCACCCGTGGAGGAGATGGCAAGAGGACACAAAATCGAGTTCTTTTCCCCACGCGTGTATGATGCGCCGGAATATCGTGGAAATACGCCAGCGGGTTATGTCGTTTCCAATTTAAATGATATGGAACGATGGTTGCAGATTCAGATGGGGTTGGAGGCATCTGCGTTTCGTCCCGAGCTGGTACGAGCTTCCCATCTTCCTGATCGTTCGGTAGCTCCTGCGACAGACGGTTTCTCGTATGCGTCAGGCTGGATGATTTATCAGGATGGTGGAGGGCAAATTTCGCACGGCGGCAATAACCCTGCATTTTCTTCGTACATGGTATTTCGTCCAGAGGAAAAGCTGGGAGCCGTCGTTTTGACCAATATCAACTCGTTGAACGCATTTGTTATCGCAGAAGGGGCCGTCAATCTCGCACTAGGGAAAGAAGCTCCTGTAGTCGTGTCTGACACCAATCTTCAAGCGGATCGTATGGCAAGCATTTCTCTCGTGATCCTTGGTATCCTTTTGTTGGTACTTGGTGGGGGGATCGTGCAGATTTTCGTGCAAGTTTATCGAGGCGAACGAAAACTCTCCGCGAATGCGGGGCGAATCTGTTTTGCATCCTTTGTTGCATTTGTTGTCATGGGAAGTGTTTTGACAGCCGCCTTATACTATTTGCCAGATGTTTTTTTTATGGGCTTACCATGGGCGTTCATCGAGGTTTGGCTTCCGATCACCATTTTTTACGCCATGTACGCATTGGTGGCAGGACTCGCTCTGTTTAATGTCTACATCACACTCATCCGCTTGTTCCCGAAATCGCAAGAAACATCCATGACTTCTATTGTCATACAGGGACTTATTAGCGGATTTGGGAATGCGCTGATTATTTTTATGATCAATCTGGCGCTCACTTCTACGAACAAATTTCATGCAGCGATTTTCCTGTATTTTCTCCTGGGTATCTTGTTATATATCGTCGGGGAGAAAATGATGCGTAGCCGACTGATTGTGATCACAAATGAAATCGTATACGAAAAAAGAATGGAACTGATCCGCAAAATTTTTCGGACCCCTTATCAAAAGTACGAGACACTTGATAACGGTGAAATATATGCGGGGTTAAATAACGATACGGAAACGATCAGTACGTTTGCCAATAGTGTCGTTGTGGCACTGACGAGTGGGGTTACACTCGTGTTTTGCTTCATTTATCTGGGCTCGCTGGATCTATACGGATTTTTGTTTTGTCTGGCTGTCATTTTTGTGGCTGTAGGCTTGTATACGCTGGCAGGTCGCTTTGCAAACAAAGTATGGGAGGAAACCAGAGACATCCAAAATGTGTTTTTCTCCTATATCACCGATATGATCGGAGGCTTCAAGGAGCTGTATCTGACGCAGGCACAACGAAAAGAATTTGAAGAAGACATGGAAAGAAGCTGCTCTGACTATCGACATAAGAAATCAGCGGGCCAATTTAAATTTGTGAACGTGTATTTGATTGGGGAATTGCTTTTCGTTGTGGTAATCGGCACGGTTGCCTTTTTATTCCCGGTTCTTTTCCCTTCGCTTCAAAAAGAGATGCTGATTAGTTATGTGTTTGTCTTTCTGTATATGACTGGGCCTGTTCACGGTATTTTGAATGCAGTACCGGAGCTGATTCGGATCAAGATCAGCTGGCAGCGACTGAATGCTTTGCTGGATTCGTTATCAGTGGAAACGAGAAGAGAAGAGGAAAGCTTAGCTGAGCGGAGTTCGCAAGACTTTGAGTCATTTTCAACTGAACAGGTGCGTTTCCGATACAAAAACAAGGAGGGCGAAGAGTTTTCCGTAGGGCCGCTGGACTTCTCCTGCCAAAAAGGGGAAATCGTCTTCATTGTTGGTGGTAACGGTAGCGGGAAGTCAACGTTTGCCAAGCTGATTACCGGTTTGTATGAGCAGGATGAGGGCGAGTTTTTCATGAACGGCCAAAAAGTGAATGCTGATCAACGCTGCGAATTCTTCTCCGCGATTTTCAGTGATTTCTACCTGTTTGAGAAGATGTATGGAGTCGATTACCAGGCGAAGCAAGAGGAAGTGAGCAAATATTTAGAGGTGCTTCGCATCGCTGACAAAGTAGAAGTGGATGAAACGGGAACGTTTAGCACGACGAAGCTGTCTACGGGTCAACGTAAGCGTCTTGCCTTAATGCTCAGTCTGGTAAGAAACCGGCCCATTTTCCTCTTTGACGAGTGGGCAGCAGACCAAGATCCAGAGTATCGTCAATTCTTTTACGAATCCTTGCTACCTGAAATGAAAAGACAGGGCAAATGTGTAATTGCGATCACACACGACGATCGCTACTTCCATCTTGCTGATCAGGTAGTGAAAATGGAGAGTGGGCGAATTATTTCGCAGCAAACGTTTGCACATGCCTGA
- a CDS encoding phosphopantetheine-binding protein — protein sequence MERENEVYETLLRLFSEYVNESGELTEYIDSLTFIKSVVKVEKEFGIEFDDDMLHLENFQDMKTLAGYIQKKMDAKSA from the coding sequence ATGGAAAGAGAAAACGAAGTATACGAGACGCTCCTCCGGTTGTTTTCTGAGTACGTGAACGAAAGCGGAGAACTTACGGAGTACATTGATTCATTGACCTTTATCAAGTCGGTCGTAAAGGTTGAAAAAGAGTTTGGCATTGAATTCGATGATGACATGCTCCATTTGGAAAACTTTCAAGATATGAAAACGTTGGCAGGTTACATTCAGAAAAAAATGGATGCAAAATCTGCCTAA